From Cellulomonas fimi ATCC 484, a single genomic window includes:
- the casA gene encoding type I-E CRISPR-associated protein Cse1/CasA gives MSGRYSLIDEPWVLVLTQDGTTDEVSLLDLFRRAPQIREIVGDIPTQGYAVLRVALAVLARSVGGPRTTGDWEHLWDGTAPPMEAIEAYLQEHAERFDLFHPETPFFQVAGLRTARDEVFGLERLIADVPAGHPYFTTRAGRGVQRISAAEAARWLVHVQAFDVSGIKSGAVGDPRVTGGKGYPIGQGFAGHLGGLSVDGGDLWRTLLLNTVPLDHLGLQRDVRDRPAWEAEPSGPAEADDAAARPYGSLDLFTWQSRRVLLHGGPDGVTGVLVANGDKLTPQNRHRQEPMSAWRRSEPQQKKLGLPVVYMPREHVPGRAVWRGLASLLPLVAPRGKADGGQPFVTAAVVEWAAEALEATARVTLRTAGMVYGTQNASVEEVVDDRLVVPVALLSEEHPALAQAAVDAVDASEGAVRAVGFLARNLASAAGAREPKLLDGARDEAQRQAYAVLDGPYRAWLAGLDPSVDPLAQREEWHRQAAALVRRVGAELVESAGPDAWVGREVSIGSGTRHVSTPEADKQFRRAVDQALPTTLTTPEEPAA, from the coding sequence ATGAGCGGCAGGTACTCGCTGATCGACGAGCCGTGGGTGCTCGTGCTGACGCAGGACGGGACGACGGATGAGGTGTCGTTGCTCGACCTCTTCCGGCGGGCGCCGCAGATCCGGGAGATCGTCGGAGACATCCCCACGCAGGGCTACGCGGTCCTGCGCGTGGCGCTGGCCGTGCTGGCGCGCTCCGTCGGGGGGCCACGGACCACGGGCGACTGGGAACACCTCTGGGACGGGACTGCTCCGCCGATGGAGGCGATCGAGGCGTACCTGCAGGAGCACGCTGAGCGGTTCGACCTGTTCCACCCGGAGACGCCGTTCTTCCAGGTGGCAGGCCTGCGCACCGCGAGGGACGAGGTCTTCGGGCTCGAACGGTTGATCGCCGACGTCCCCGCGGGTCACCCGTACTTCACGACGCGCGCCGGACGGGGGGTGCAGCGGATCAGCGCGGCTGAGGCGGCCCGGTGGCTGGTGCACGTGCAGGCGTTCGACGTGTCCGGGATCAAGTCCGGCGCGGTGGGTGACCCGCGCGTCACGGGGGGCAAGGGCTACCCGATCGGCCAGGGCTTCGCCGGTCACCTCGGCGGGCTGTCCGTCGACGGTGGCGACCTGTGGCGCACGCTCCTGCTGAACACGGTGCCGCTCGACCACCTCGGCCTGCAGCGCGACGTTCGTGACCGGCCCGCCTGGGAGGCAGAGCCCTCTGGCCCTGCCGAGGCAGACGATGCAGCGGCCCGCCCGTACGGATCCCTCGACCTGTTCACGTGGCAGAGCCGCCGCGTGCTGCTGCACGGCGGTCCCGACGGTGTGACCGGCGTCCTCGTCGCCAACGGGGACAAGCTGACCCCGCAGAACCGGCACCGGCAGGAGCCGATGTCCGCGTGGCGGCGCAGCGAGCCGCAGCAGAAGAAGCTCGGGCTGCCCGTGGTCTACATGCCGCGCGAGCACGTACCTGGCCGCGCGGTGTGGCGAGGACTGGCTTCCTTGCTCCCGCTCGTCGCCCCGCGCGGCAAGGCCGACGGCGGTCAGCCGTTCGTCACGGCAGCCGTCGTGGAGTGGGCGGCCGAGGCCCTGGAGGCGACGGCGAGGGTCACCTTGCGGACGGCCGGCATGGTCTACGGCACGCAGAACGCGTCAGTCGAGGAGGTCGTCGACGACCGCCTCGTCGTGCCGGTGGCCCTGTTGTCCGAGGAGCACCCGGCTCTCGCCCAGGCGGCGGTCGACGCGGTCGACGCGTCCGAGGGTGCGGTGCGTGCCGTCGGCTTCCTGGCCCGTAACCTCGCGAGCGCCGCGGGCGCCAGGGAGCCCAAGCTCCTCGACGGTGCCCGCGATGAGGCGCAGCGTCAGGCGTACGCCGTTCTCGACGGGCCGTACCGGGCGTGGTTGGCCGGGCTCGACCCGAGCGTCGACCCGCTCGCCCAGCGCGAGGAGTGGCACCGGCAAGCCGCTGCACTCGTGCGGCGGGTCGGTGCCGAGCTCGTCGAGTCGGCCGGGCCGGACGCGTGGGTCGGACGCGAGGTCAGCATCGGCAGCGGCACCCGGCACGTCTCCACACCTGAGGCGGACAAGCAGTTCCGCCGAGCCGTCGACCAGGCGCTGCCCACCACTCTCACCACGCCCGAGGAGCCCGCAGCATGA
- the casB gene encoding type I-E CRISPR-associated protein Cse2/CasB translates to MTETRTPPVDDDLEESTTPPRTTREFVSWQVGRLQREYLPPVQSSWARASLAELRRSLTQPLGSSPAVLEFVVNPSAPTTDGPETPDERSIVTALGLYAVHQQSQSVPMHLRSVGFGDAVGRIRLRDGDEVRGVTRRFQALGTAQTWDELVHHARGLVQLLRDRQQGFDYGRFAEDLVQFQHPASADRVRLRWGRAFYRVTTAPTTSTSTTTAEEQ, encoded by the coding sequence ATGACCGAGACGAGGACCCCACCTGTCGACGACGACCTCGAGGAGAGCACGACCCCGCCGCGTACCACCCGGGAGTTCGTGTCCTGGCAGGTGGGCAGGTTGCAGAGGGAGTACCTGCCGCCGGTCCAGAGCTCGTGGGCGCGGGCGTCGCTGGCCGAGCTGCGGCGCAGCCTCACCCAGCCGCTCGGCTCGTCGCCGGCGGTGCTCGAGTTCGTCGTCAACCCGTCGGCGCCGACGACGGACGGGCCGGAGACGCCCGACGAGCGGTCGATCGTCACCGCCCTGGGGCTGTACGCGGTGCACCAGCAGTCGCAGTCGGTGCCGATGCACCTGCGCAGTGTGGGCTTCGGCGACGCCGTCGGGCGCATCCGCCTGCGTGACGGCGACGAGGTCCGCGGGGTCACCCGCCGGTTCCAGGCGCTCGGCACCGCCCAGACCTGGGACGAGCTCGTCCACCACGCCCGTGGCCTCGTGCAGCTACTGCGCGACCGGCAGCAGGGCTTCGACTACGGCCGCTTCGCGGAGGACCTCGTGCAGTTCCAGCACCCCGCCTCCGCGGACCGTGTCCGCCTGCGCTGGGGCCGCGCGTTCTACCGCGTCACCACGGCACCCACCACCAGCACGTCCACCACCACCGCCGAGGAGCAGTGA
- the cas7e gene encoding type I-E CRISPR-associated protein Cas7/Cse4/CasC, giving the protein MSRTIVEVHALQTVPPSNVNRDDTGSPKTAVFGGKRRARVSSQAWKRATRVSFGTLLDRSELGVRTKRVVELVAARICELEPTLSESAETLAAGVVASTGLKLEKAKRVKAGETTEHQETGYLVFVSRRQVDLLAEKAVEIAGAGDVTGALKALKGKGLLDTEHAVDVSLFGRMVADVTDLNVDAAAQVAHAISVHAVDNEYDYFTAVDDVKRDATDEDSGAGMIGTVEFNSSTLYRYATVDVNRLHDNLGDAEAARRAVRAFVQAFVESMPTGKQNTFANRTLPEAVVVTVRDTQPVNLVGAFEDAVTAQGDRTRLHVAAHRLGVRATEVAEVLGQEPVAAWVVAIGDARAGLEDSWADAARTTLPGLYEAVGELVAERLGVSA; this is encoded by the coding sequence ATGTCCCGCACCATCGTCGAGGTCCACGCCCTGCAGACCGTCCCGCCGAGCAACGTCAACCGTGACGACACCGGCAGCCCCAAGACCGCGGTGTTCGGTGGCAAGCGACGCGCCCGGGTGTCGTCCCAGGCCTGGAAGCGCGCGACCCGGGTGTCCTTCGGGACGTTGCTCGACCGTTCCGAGCTGGGGGTGCGGACCAAGCGAGTCGTCGAGCTGGTCGCCGCGCGCATCTGCGAGCTCGAACCGACGCTGAGCGAGTCGGCCGAGACCCTGGCCGCCGGGGTCGTCGCGTCGACCGGGCTCAAGCTCGAGAAGGCCAAGCGCGTCAAGGCCGGCGAGACCACGGAGCACCAGGAGACGGGATACCTCGTCTTCGTCTCTCGTCGGCAGGTTGACCTGCTGGCGGAGAAGGCCGTCGAGATCGCCGGTGCCGGCGACGTCACCGGCGCGCTGAAGGCACTCAAGGGCAAGGGCCTGCTCGACACCGAGCATGCCGTCGACGTGTCGCTCTTCGGACGCATGGTCGCCGACGTCACCGACCTCAACGTCGACGCAGCCGCGCAGGTCGCGCACGCGATCTCGGTGCACGCGGTCGACAACGAGTACGACTACTTCACCGCGGTCGACGACGTGAAGCGCGACGCCACCGACGAGGACTCCGGCGCCGGGATGATCGGCACCGTCGAGTTCAACTCCTCGACGCTCTACCGGTATGCCACCGTCGACGTGAACCGTCTCCACGACAACCTCGGTGACGCCGAGGCGGCTCGTCGCGCGGTGCGCGCGTTCGTGCAGGCGTTCGTGGAGTCGATGCCGACGGGCAAGCAGAACACGTTCGCGAACCGGACGCTGCCCGAGGCGGTCGTGGTGACGGTCCGCGACACCCAGCCGGTCAACCTCGTCGGGGCGTTCGAGGACGCCGTCACGGCTCAGGGTGACCGCACGCGCCTGCACGTCGCCGCGCACCGGCTCGGTGTGCGGGCCACGGAGGTCGCCGAGGTGCTCGGGCAGGAGCCCGTCGCCGCCTGGGTCGTCGCGATCGGCGATGCGCGGGCGGGCCTGGAGGACTCCTGGGCCGATGCGGCGCGGACCACCCTCCCGGGGCTCTACGAGGCGGTAGGGGAGCTGGTCGCCGAGCGCCTCGGGGTGTCGGCATGA
- the cas5e gene encoding type I-E CRISPR-associated protein Cas5/CasD, with protein sequence MTVLVLTLAGPLQAWGSESRFTTRATDDAPTKSGIVGLLAAAQGRRRSDSLEDYVGLRLGVRIDQPGRLLRDFQTARSLDGRQPMPLSYRYYREDARFLAVVHAEDSLLELFVDALRHPVFPLYLGRRSCPPAEPLVPRLLDAPLGMALRDEPWRAAPWWRRRCGDEPPMLEFRVDRGAAPELADRVDGSTVQRDEPVSFDPEHRQYGWRTVDLGSVPVPGAPAPAPSGVRLTHDPFEAVD encoded by the coding sequence ATGACGGTCCTCGTCCTCACGCTGGCCGGCCCCCTGCAGGCGTGGGGGAGCGAGAGCCGGTTCACCACGCGCGCCACCGACGACGCCCCGACCAAGTCGGGAATCGTCGGGCTGCTGGCCGCCGCGCAGGGACGCCGCCGCTCCGACTCCTTGGAGGACTACGTTGGGCTGCGGCTCGGTGTGCGGATCGACCAACCGGGACGGCTGCTTCGCGACTTCCAGACGGCGAGGTCGCTCGACGGGAGGCAGCCCATGCCCCTGTCGTACCGGTACTACCGGGAAGACGCCCGCTTCCTGGCCGTCGTGCACGCGGAGGACTCGCTCCTCGAGCTCTTCGTCGACGCACTACGACACCCGGTCTTCCCGCTCTACCTCGGGCGTCGCTCGTGCCCGCCCGCAGAGCCACTCGTCCCGCGACTGCTCGACGCCCCGCTCGGCATGGCACTGCGTGACGAGCCCTGGCGCGCGGCCCCGTGGTGGCGGCGACGCTGCGGCGACGAGCCGCCGATGCTCGAGTTCCGCGTCGACCGTGGCGCCGCTCCCGAGCTCGCAGACCGCGTCGACGGATCGACCGTGCAGCGCGACGAGCCCGTGTCCTTCGACCCCGAGCACCGCCAGTACGGGTGGCGCACCGTCGACCTCGGAAGCGTCCCGGTGCCCGGGGCACCCGCACCCGCACCCTCCGGCGTGCGCCTCACACACGACCCGTTCGAGGCGGTGGACTGA